Proteins from a single region of Nerophis ophidion isolate RoL-2023_Sa linkage group LG08, RoL_Noph_v1.0, whole genome shotgun sequence:
- the mapk8b gene encoding mitogen-activated protein kinase 8 isoform X2 — MNRNKREKEYYSIDVGDSTFMVLKRYQNLRPIGSGAQGIVCSAYDHNLERNVAIKKLSRPFQNQTHAKRAYRELVLMKCVNHKNIIGLLHVFTPQKTLEEFQDVYLVMELMDANLCQVIQMELDHERLSYLLYQMLCGIKHLHAAGIIHRDLKPSNIVVKSDCTLKILDFGLARTAATGLLMTPYVVTRYYRAPEVILGMGYQANVDIWAVGCIMAEMVRHKILFPGRDYIDQWNKVIEQLGTPSQEFLMKLNQSVRTYVENRPRYAGYSFEKLFPDVLFPADSEHNKLKASQARDLLSKMLVIDASKRISVDEALQHPYINVWYDPTEVEAVRMEGVSLHYSDVFSILISQIFLFSQPPPAITDKQLDEREHTVDEWKELIYKEVLDWEERTKNGVLKGQPASIAQVQQ, encoded by the exons TTCAGCTTACGACCACAACTTGGAAAGGAACGTCGCCATCAAGAAGCTGAGCCGACCCTTTCAGAATCAAACTCATGCGAAACGAGCCTATAGAGAACTAGTGCTGATGAAATGTGTCAACCACAAGAAT ATAATCGGCCTATTACATGTATTCACACCTCAGAAGACACTGGAGGAGTTCCAAGATGT ATATCTAGTGATGGAGTTGATGGATGCCAACCTCTGCCAGGTGATTCAGATGGAACTGGACCACGAGAGGCTGTCCTACTTACTTTACCAGATGCTGTGTGGCATCAAACACTTGCATGCAGCTGGAATCATACATAGG GATCTAAAGCCAAGTAACATAGTGGTCAAATCTGACTGCACACTAAAGATCCTGGACTTTGGCCTAGCCAGGACAGCTGCCACCGGCCTCCTGATGACGCCCTACGTGGTCACCCGCTACTATCGTGCCCCTGAAGTCATCCTGGGCATGGGCTACCAGGCTAACG TGGATATATGGGCTGTGGGATGCATTATGGCAGAAATGGTACGCCACAAAATCCTTTTTCCGGGAAGGGATT ATATTGATCAATGGAATAAGGTCATTGAACAGTTGGGGACGCCGTCTCAGGAATTCTTGATGAAACTCAACCAGTCAGTGAGGACCTACGTGGAGAATCGCCCACGCTACGCAGGCTACAGCTTTGAGAAGCTCTTCCCGGATGTTCTGTTTCCCGCAGATTCCGAACACAACAAACTGAAAG cAAGTCAAGCCAGAGACCTGCTGTCAAAGATGCTGGTTATAGATGCATCCAAGCGAATTTCGGTAGACGAAGCTCTCCAGCATCCTTACATCAACGTCTGGTATGATCCTACTGAAGTGGAGGCGGTAAGGATGGAAGGAGTCTCTCTGCATTATTCAGATGTGTTTTCAATATTAATTTCACAGATATTTCTCTTTTCACAGCCGCCACCTGCTATTACAGACAAGCAACTGGATGAGCGAGAGCACACGGTGGACGAGTGGAAAG AGTTGATCTACAAAGAAGTGTTGGACTGGGAGGAAAGGACAAAGAATGGTGTCCTCAAAGGACAGCCAGCATCCATTG CACAGGTGCAGCAGTGA
- the mapk8b gene encoding mitogen-activated protein kinase 8 isoform X1: MNRNKREKEYYSIDVGDSTFMVLKRYQNLRPIGSGAQGIVCSAYDHNLERNVAIKKLSRPFQNQTHAKRAYRELVLMKCVNHKNIIGLLHVFTPQKTLEEFQDVYLVMELMDANLCQVIQMELDHERLSYLLYQMLCGIKHLHAAGIIHRDLKPSNIVVKSDCTLKILDFGLARTAATGLLMTPYVVTRYYRAPEVILGMGYQANVDVWSVGCIMAEMVRGSVLFPGTDHIDQWNKVIEQLGTPSQEFLMKLNQSVRTYVENRPRYAGYSFEKLFPDVLFPADSEHNKLKASQARDLLSKMLVIDASKRISVDEALQHPYINVWYDPTEVEAVRMEGVSLHYSDVFSILISQIFLFSQPPPAITDKQLDEREHTVDEWKELIYKEVLDWEERTKNGVLKGQPASIAQVQQ; this comes from the exons TTCAGCTTACGACCACAACTTGGAAAGGAACGTCGCCATCAAGAAGCTGAGCCGACCCTTTCAGAATCAAACTCATGCGAAACGAGCCTATAGAGAACTAGTGCTGATGAAATGTGTCAACCACAAGAAT ATAATCGGCCTATTACATGTATTCACACCTCAGAAGACACTGGAGGAGTTCCAAGATGT ATATCTAGTGATGGAGTTGATGGATGCCAACCTCTGCCAGGTGATTCAGATGGAACTGGACCACGAGAGGCTGTCCTACTTACTTTACCAGATGCTGTGTGGCATCAAACACTTGCATGCAGCTGGAATCATACATAGG GATCTAAAGCCAAGTAACATAGTGGTCAAATCTGACTGCACACTAAAGATCCTGGACTTTGGCCTAGCCAGGACAGCTGCCACCGGCCTCCTGATGACGCCCTACGTGGTCACCCGCTACTATCGTGCCCCTGAAGTCATCCTGGGCATGGGCTACCAGGCTAACG TCGATGTCTGGTCAGTTGGCTGCATCATGGCTGAAATGGTCCGAGGTAGTGTGTTGTTTCCAGGCACTGATC ATATTGATCAATGGAATAAGGTCATTGAACAGTTGGGGACGCCGTCTCAGGAATTCTTGATGAAACTCAACCAGTCAGTGAGGACCTACGTGGAGAATCGCCCACGCTACGCAGGCTACAGCTTTGAGAAGCTCTTCCCGGATGTTCTGTTTCCCGCAGATTCCGAACACAACAAACTGAAAG cAAGTCAAGCCAGAGACCTGCTGTCAAAGATGCTGGTTATAGATGCATCCAAGCGAATTTCGGTAGACGAAGCTCTCCAGCATCCTTACATCAACGTCTGGTATGATCCTACTGAAGTGGAGGCGGTAAGGATGGAAGGAGTCTCTCTGCATTATTCAGATGTGTTTTCAATATTAATTTCACAGATATTTCTCTTTTCACAGCCGCCACCTGCTATTACAGACAAGCAACTGGATGAGCGAGAGCACACGGTGGACGAGTGGAAAG AGTTGATCTACAAAGAAGTGTTGGACTGGGAGGAAAGGACAAAGAATGGTGTCCTCAAAGGACAGCCAGCATCCATTG CACAGGTGCAGCAGTGA